From a region of the Alosa sapidissima isolate fAloSap1 chromosome 9, fAloSap1.pri, whole genome shotgun sequence genome:
- the LOC121717945 gene encoding protein AF-17-like isoform X4, with protein sequence MREMVGGCCVCSDERGWAENPLVYCDGHGCSVAVHQACYGIVQVPTGPWFCRKCESQERAARVRCELCPHKDGALKRTDSGGWAHVVCALYIPEVQFANVLTMEPIVLQFVPHERYIKTCYICEDHGRESKAACGACMTCNRPGCRQAFHVTCAQMAGLLCEEEGPEADNVKYCGYCKHHYSKMQKKLRSSGETVSSSFNHSRGRSSSPSQDKHSSHHHRPRKSHKDKSKQKERHRKSSDSGGIPSLGPSLSTSLDKLSSSHHSGGGSKEGDSKPKKLSSHSGSGLPHRCSKKSSGPGKSCSSSSCSSSPFNAGGTSSLSSTQDFLQLSSSSCRLEREREPEEPAAEPREERKRRSLPREEEEEEEEEEEEEEEKEEEEEEEQDGARERESKYLKPPALQPPALTPVNGPPEAEANTFENKVTISTYGSIMRITSSSGLGSGSKVRKLSSKTSSGRPLQSTPPVLEESVPPERPSSSPSMPRSERRHRGNKKSRHGPGRPRGSKNREREKRGEDETQTHQPPHQPPHQPPQQQQHRHHHHHHHHQPGLHSQTQHQAQTQHQGQGQHQAHQAQHQAHQAQHQVHQTQHQVHQAQTPALQGGALAFSSAPYPSLPPAAFHATATTNSLLSSGIYSSHKDPLSLGGGVCSTPLSTGLLPSHIPSLPLTPANSTANTQMHAGAGVPYSLSASQPFSSFLSTAPTLPPLLSQAQSTLPESDLEDCRFPCQDSSPRESLSSHSPMSSLPLLFDQREGVDQQRPEPASSHIELLLEKHGNGEMGVNIVEMLQSLHSLQQENQRLQDQILSLTAKKERLQLLNVELAVPFIPPGFPLPSAHQLAPCHGHGQSHLSTLQAVAAAAAANPAVSGQAGVTLSLSSSSSVAVAGSGPVPAGFLSCAHDPLSSSKSPLTKSSFLSDNSFIASSEDLHSGSPSRSSSSFSFQSTPPPQQSPASFSQPLLNGLGRAGLTESLSMGLGGGVSSLMDGLAGGPQLAAAGVNGVLGGLNGVLGGSPAQAQMQVQSAPQSHLPALQPQPPPLTQQALAQGLQLPKSLSPSSLLSEHQKQLLLQKQQQQLQEFLVLKHFTPIQVKMQSGSIGPQRSV encoded by the exons agaTGTGAGCTGTGTCCACATAAAGATGGAGCCCTTAAAAGGACAGACAGTGGAG gctgGGCCCATGTGGTGTGTGCTTTGTACATCCCTGAGGTGCAGTTTGCCAACGTTCTGACCATGGAGCCCATTGTCCTGCAATTTGTGCCCCACGAGAGATACATCAAG ACGTGTTATATCTGTGAGGACCACGGTCGAGAGAGCAAGGCTGCCTGTGGTGCCTGCATGACCTGCAACCGGCCTGGCTGTAGGCAAGCCTTCCATGTCACCTG TGCTCAGATGGCAGGTCTGCTGTGTGAAGAGGAGGGGCCAGAGGCCGACAACGTCAAGTACTGCGGTTACTGCAAACACCATTACAGCAAGATG CAAAAGAAGCTGCGGTCTTCGGGGGAGACGGTGAGCAGCTCTTTCAACCACTCCAGAGGACGGTCCAGCTCACCTTCCCAGGACAAACACAGCTCGCACCACCACAGGCCccgcaag AGTCACAAAGACAAATCGAAGCAGAAGGAGCGACACAGGAAGTCGTCTGACTCGGGCGGCATTCCCAGCTTGGGGCCCTCCCTCTCCACCAGCCTGGACAAG ttgtcttcCAGCCACCACAGCGGCGGCGGCAGCAAGGAGGGCGACAGCAAGCCCAAGAAGCTGAGCTCCCACAGCGGCAGTGGCCTGCCCCATCGCTGCAGCAAGAAGAGCAGCGGCCCCGGCAAgagctgctcctcctcctcctgctcctccagcCCCTTCAACGCAG GGGGCACGTCATCGTTGTCGTCCACTCAGGACTTCCTGCAGCTGTCCTCCTCATCCTGCCGTCTGGAGCGGGAGCGGGAGCCCGAGGAGCCGGCGGCCGAGCCGCGGGAAGAACGCAAGCGCCGGAGCCTCCCgcgggaggaagaggaggaggaagaggaggaagaggaagaggaggaggagaaagaggaagaggaggaagaagaacagGATGGggcaagggagagggagagcaagtaCCTCAAGCCCCCAGCGTTGCAGCCGCCGGCCCTCACGCCCGTCAATGGGCCGCCCGAGGCCGAGGCCAACACCTTCGAGAACAAGGTCACCATCTCCACCTACGGCTCCATCATGCGCATCACTTCCTCCTCTGGACTGGGCAGCGGCAGCAAG GTGCGTAAGCTGAGCTCCAAGACCAGCAGCGGCCGCCCACTGCAGTCCACGCCGCCCGTTCTGGAGGAGTCCGTCCCGCCCGAGCGTCCGTCCTCCTCGCCGTCGATGCCCCGCAGCGAGCGCCGTCACCGCGGCAACAAGAAGAGCCGCCACGGGCCGGGCCGGCCGCGCGGCAGCAAGAACCGCGAGCGTGAGAAACGCGGCGAGGACGAGACGCAGACGCACCAACCTCCGCATCAACCTCCGCATCAAcctccgcagcagcagcagcaccgtcaccaccaccaccaccaccaccatcagccTGGGCTCCACAGCCAGACACAGCACCAGGCCCAGACTCAGCATCAGGGCCAGGGCCAGCATCAGGCCCACCAGGCCCAGCATCAGGCCCACCAGGCCCAGCATCAGGTCCATCAGACCCAGCATCAGGTCCATCAGGCCCAGACACCGGCGCTGCAGGGGGGAGCCCTGGCCTTCTCCTCCGCCCCCTACCCCAGCCTGCCCCCAGCAGCTTTCcacgccaccgccaccaccaacTCTCTGCTCAGCTCCg gaatcTACAGCAGTCATAAGGATCCCCTGTCtctgggtgggggtgtgtgcagCACTCCTCTCTCCACCGGCCTGCTTCCCTCCCACATCCCCAGCCTCCCTCTCACCCCTGCTAACTCCACCGCCAACACACAG atGCATGCGGGCGCTGGCGTTCCCTATAGCCTCAGTGCCTCTCAGCCTTTCAGCAGCTTCCTGTCCACGGCGCCTACACTTCCTCCACTCCTGAGCCAGGCCCAGAGTACACTGCcag AGTCGGACCTGGAGGACTGTCGCTTTCCCTGCCAGGACAGCTCACCGCGCGAGAGCCTCTCCTCACA CTCTCCCATGAGTAGTCTGCCGCTGCTGTTTGACCAGAGGGAGGGGGTGGACCAGCAGCGGCCGGAGCCGGCCAGCTCCCACATCGAGCTGCTGCTGGAGAAGCACGGCAACGGGGAGATGGGCGTCAaca TCGTGGAGATGCTCCAGTCCCTGCACTCGCTGCAGCAGGAGAACCAGCGGCTGCAGGACCAGATCCTGAGCCTGACGGCCAAGAAGGAGCGTCTGCAGCTGCTCAACGTGGAGCTGGCCGTCCCCTTCATCCCACCGGGCTTCCCGCTGCCCTCCGCCCACCAGCTGGCCCCGTGCCACGGCCACGGCCAGAGCCACCTGTCCACCCTGCAGGCCGTcgccgccgctgctgccgcCAACCCCGCCGTGTCCGGTCAGGCCGGGGTGACGTTGTCGttgtcgtcgtcgtcgtcggtGGCGGTGGCGGGGAGCGGGCCGGTCCCCGCGGGCTTCCTCTCCTGCGCTCACG ACCCCCTGAGCTCCAGTAAGAGTCCCCTCACCAAGAGCAGTTTCCTCAGCGACAACTCCTTCATCGCCTCCTCTGAG gacctCCACTCAGGCAGCCCCTCTCGCAGtagctcctccttctccttccagagcacccctccccctcagcAAAGCCCCGCCTCCTTCAGCCAGCCCCTGCTGAACGGACTGGGCCGGGCTGGCCTGACCGAGAGCCTGTCCATGGGGCTCGGCGGCGGCGTGAGCAGTCTGATGGACGGCCTGGCCGGAGGCCCCCAGCTGGCGGCGGCAGGGGTGAACGGGGTGCTGGGAGGCCTGAACGGCGTGCTGGGCGGCTCGCCGGCCCAGGCCCAGATGCAGGTGCAGAGCGCCCCCCAGAGCCACCTCCCGGCGCTGCAGCCGCAGCCTCCGCCCCTCACCCAGCAGGCACTGGCCCAGGGCCTGCAGCTGCCCAAGAGCCTCAGCCC gtcttccctcctctctgaaCACCAGAAACAGCTTCTGCTtcagaaacagcagcagcagctccaagAGTTCCTCGTCTTGAAACATTTCACTCCG ATTCAGGTCAAAATGCAATCTGGTTCTATTGGACCTCAGCGCAGCGTTTGA
- the LOC121717945 gene encoding protein AF-17-like isoform X3, whose product MREMVGGCCVCSDERGWAENPLVYCDGHGCSVAVHQACYGIVQVPTGPWFCRKCESQERAARVRCELCPHKDGALKRTDSGGWAHVVCALYIPEVQFANVLTMEPIVLQFVPHERYIKTCYICEDHGRESKAACGACMTCNRPGCRQAFHVTCAQMAGLLCEEEGPEADNVKYCGYCKHHYSKMQKKLRSSGETVSSSFNHSRGRSSSPSQDKHSSHHHRPRKSHKDKSKQKERHRKSSDSGGIPSLGPSLSTSLDKLSSSHHSGGGSKEGDSKPKKLSSHSGSGLPHRCSKKSSGPGKSCSSSSCSSSPFNAGGTSSLSSTQDFLQLSSSSCRLEREREPEEPAAEPREERKRRSLPREEEEEEEEEEEEEEEKEEEEEEEQDGARERESKYLKPPALQPPALTPVNGPPEAEANTFENKVTISTYGSIMRITSSSGLGSGSKVRKLSSKTSSGRPLQSTPPVLEESVPPERPSSSPSMPRSERRHRGNKKSRHGPGRPRGSKNREREKRGEDETQTHQPPHQPPHQPPQQQQHRHHHHHHHHQPGLHSQTQHQAQTQHQGQGQHQAHQAQHQAHQAQHQVHQTQHQVHQAQTPALQGGALAFSSAPYPSLPPAAFHATATTNSLLSSGIYSSHKDPLSLGGGVCSTPLSTGLLPSHIPSLPLTPANSTANTQMHAGAGVPYSLSASQPFSSFLSTAPTLPPLLSQAQSTLPESDLEDCRFPCQDSSPRESLSSHSPMSSLPLLFDQREGVDQQRPEPASSHIELLLEKHGNGEMGVNIVEMLQSLHSLQQENQRLQDQILSLTAKKERLQLLNVELAVPFIPPGFPLPSAHQLAPCHGHGQSHLSTLQAVAAAAAANPAVSGQAGVTLSLSSSSSVAVAGSGPVPAGFLSCAHDPLSSSKSPLTKSSFLSDNSFIASSEDLHSGSPSRSSSSFSFQSTPPPQQSPASFSQPLLNGLGRAGLTESLSMGLGGGVSSLMDGLAGGPQLAAAGVNGVLGGLNGVLGGSPAQAQMQVQSAPQSHLPALQPQPPPLTQQALAQGLQLPKSLSPSSLLSEHQKQLLLQKQQQQLQEFLVLKHFTPVLDKVVLAQLRPFLTEHNILEPFQSGF is encoded by the exons agaTGTGAGCTGTGTCCACATAAAGATGGAGCCCTTAAAAGGACAGACAGTGGAG gctgGGCCCATGTGGTGTGTGCTTTGTACATCCCTGAGGTGCAGTTTGCCAACGTTCTGACCATGGAGCCCATTGTCCTGCAATTTGTGCCCCACGAGAGATACATCAAG ACGTGTTATATCTGTGAGGACCACGGTCGAGAGAGCAAGGCTGCCTGTGGTGCCTGCATGACCTGCAACCGGCCTGGCTGTAGGCAAGCCTTCCATGTCACCTG TGCTCAGATGGCAGGTCTGCTGTGTGAAGAGGAGGGGCCAGAGGCCGACAACGTCAAGTACTGCGGTTACTGCAAACACCATTACAGCAAGATG CAAAAGAAGCTGCGGTCTTCGGGGGAGACGGTGAGCAGCTCTTTCAACCACTCCAGAGGACGGTCCAGCTCACCTTCCCAGGACAAACACAGCTCGCACCACCACAGGCCccgcaag AGTCACAAAGACAAATCGAAGCAGAAGGAGCGACACAGGAAGTCGTCTGACTCGGGCGGCATTCCCAGCTTGGGGCCCTCCCTCTCCACCAGCCTGGACAAG ttgtcttcCAGCCACCACAGCGGCGGCGGCAGCAAGGAGGGCGACAGCAAGCCCAAGAAGCTGAGCTCCCACAGCGGCAGTGGCCTGCCCCATCGCTGCAGCAAGAAGAGCAGCGGCCCCGGCAAgagctgctcctcctcctcctgctcctccagcCCCTTCAACGCAG GGGGCACGTCATCGTTGTCGTCCACTCAGGACTTCCTGCAGCTGTCCTCCTCATCCTGCCGTCTGGAGCGGGAGCGGGAGCCCGAGGAGCCGGCGGCCGAGCCGCGGGAAGAACGCAAGCGCCGGAGCCTCCCgcgggaggaagaggaggaggaagaggaggaagaggaagaggaggaggagaaagaggaagaggaggaagaagaacagGATGGggcaagggagagggagagcaagtaCCTCAAGCCCCCAGCGTTGCAGCCGCCGGCCCTCACGCCCGTCAATGGGCCGCCCGAGGCCGAGGCCAACACCTTCGAGAACAAGGTCACCATCTCCACCTACGGCTCCATCATGCGCATCACTTCCTCCTCTGGACTGGGCAGCGGCAGCAAG GTGCGTAAGCTGAGCTCCAAGACCAGCAGCGGCCGCCCACTGCAGTCCACGCCGCCCGTTCTGGAGGAGTCCGTCCCGCCCGAGCGTCCGTCCTCCTCGCCGTCGATGCCCCGCAGCGAGCGCCGTCACCGCGGCAACAAGAAGAGCCGCCACGGGCCGGGCCGGCCGCGCGGCAGCAAGAACCGCGAGCGTGAGAAACGCGGCGAGGACGAGACGCAGACGCACCAACCTCCGCATCAACCTCCGCATCAAcctccgcagcagcagcagcaccgtcaccaccaccaccaccaccaccatcagccTGGGCTCCACAGCCAGACACAGCACCAGGCCCAGACTCAGCATCAGGGCCAGGGCCAGCATCAGGCCCACCAGGCCCAGCATCAGGCCCACCAGGCCCAGCATCAGGTCCATCAGACCCAGCATCAGGTCCATCAGGCCCAGACACCGGCGCTGCAGGGGGGAGCCCTGGCCTTCTCCTCCGCCCCCTACCCCAGCCTGCCCCCAGCAGCTTTCcacgccaccgccaccaccaacTCTCTGCTCAGCTCCg gaatcTACAGCAGTCATAAGGATCCCCTGTCtctgggtgggggtgtgtgcagCACTCCTCTCTCCACCGGCCTGCTTCCCTCCCACATCCCCAGCCTCCCTCTCACCCCTGCTAACTCCACCGCCAACACACAG atGCATGCGGGCGCTGGCGTTCCCTATAGCCTCAGTGCCTCTCAGCCTTTCAGCAGCTTCCTGTCCACGGCGCCTACACTTCCTCCACTCCTGAGCCAGGCCCAGAGTACACTGCcag AGTCGGACCTGGAGGACTGTCGCTTTCCCTGCCAGGACAGCTCACCGCGCGAGAGCCTCTCCTCACA CTCTCCCATGAGTAGTCTGCCGCTGCTGTTTGACCAGAGGGAGGGGGTGGACCAGCAGCGGCCGGAGCCGGCCAGCTCCCACATCGAGCTGCTGCTGGAGAAGCACGGCAACGGGGAGATGGGCGTCAaca TCGTGGAGATGCTCCAGTCCCTGCACTCGCTGCAGCAGGAGAACCAGCGGCTGCAGGACCAGATCCTGAGCCTGACGGCCAAGAAGGAGCGTCTGCAGCTGCTCAACGTGGAGCTGGCCGTCCCCTTCATCCCACCGGGCTTCCCGCTGCCCTCCGCCCACCAGCTGGCCCCGTGCCACGGCCACGGCCAGAGCCACCTGTCCACCCTGCAGGCCGTcgccgccgctgctgccgcCAACCCCGCCGTGTCCGGTCAGGCCGGGGTGACGTTGTCGttgtcgtcgtcgtcgtcggtGGCGGTGGCGGGGAGCGGGCCGGTCCCCGCGGGCTTCCTCTCCTGCGCTCACG ACCCCCTGAGCTCCAGTAAGAGTCCCCTCACCAAGAGCAGTTTCCTCAGCGACAACTCCTTCATCGCCTCCTCTGAG gacctCCACTCAGGCAGCCCCTCTCGCAGtagctcctccttctccttccagagcacccctccccctcagcAAAGCCCCGCCTCCTTCAGCCAGCCCCTGCTGAACGGACTGGGCCGGGCTGGCCTGACCGAGAGCCTGTCCATGGGGCTCGGCGGCGGCGTGAGCAGTCTGATGGACGGCCTGGCCGGAGGCCCCCAGCTGGCGGCGGCAGGGGTGAACGGGGTGCTGGGAGGCCTGAACGGCGTGCTGGGCGGCTCGCCGGCCCAGGCCCAGATGCAGGTGCAGAGCGCCCCCCAGAGCCACCTCCCGGCGCTGCAGCCGCAGCCTCCGCCCCTCACCCAGCAGGCACTGGCCCAGGGCCTGCAGCTGCCCAAGAGCCTCAGCCC gtcttccctcctctctgaaCACCAGAAACAGCTTCTGCTtcagaaacagcagcagcagctccaagAGTTCCTCGTCTTGAAACATTTCACTCCG GTACTGGATAAAGTAGTGCTGGCCCAGTTGCGTCCCTTCCTGACTGAGCATAACATCCTTGAGCCCTTCCAGTCAGGTTTTTAA